A genomic segment from Spinacia oleracea cultivar Varoflay chromosome 3, BTI_SOV_V1, whole genome shotgun sequence encodes:
- the LOC110791220 gene encoding uncharacterized protein produces the protein MKFLEYTRLNRLNDFLSHVNLGERTIKGCLEAYSCKHTGLDKRLSLSLEHEILDHLGRSSDTDSPSPADNLISRSSRKTLIYLVLTLYHMYPDYDFSAVKAHQFFTDETWDSFEQLFDSYMREASKEWVEANGGSSLLEDLYKALDEVVKLSECEIYSYNPDSDADPFLQRGAIWSFNFFFYNRKLKCVVSLRFCCLSNLVADEYLTDELAFEEDGEIFDNMDI, from the exons ATGAAGTTTCTCGAATACACCCGCTTAAATcg tttaAATGATTTCTTGAGTCATGTAAATCTTGGTGAGCGTACTATTAAGGGATGCTTGGAAGCATATTCAT GTAAGCACACAGGGTTAGACAAAAGGCTATCACTGAGTTTGGAACATGAG attcTTGATCATCTTGGAAGATCATCGGATACAGATTCCCCTTCACCCGCTGATAATCTGATTAGCAGATCCAG CCGGAAGACGTTGATTTACTTGGTTCTTACTCTTTACCACATGTACCCAGATTATGACTTCAG TGCAGTGAAGGCTCACCAGTTTTTCACAGATGAAACCTGGGACAGTTTTGAGCAGTTGTTCGATTCTTACATGAGAGAAGCATCAAAG GAATGGGTTGAGGCTAATGGTGGTAGTTCACTCCTTGAAGACTTGTACAAGGCCTTGGATGAA GTGGTCAAACTCTCTGAATGTGAAATTTACAGTTACAATCCTGACTCCGATGCAGACCCCTTTTTACAAAGAGGAGCCAT ATGGTCATTCAATTTTTTCTTCTACAACAGAAAGCTGAAGTGTGTTGTGAGCTTACGTTTTTGCTGCTTGAG CAACTTGGTGGCTGATGAATACCTGACTGACGAGTTGGCTTTTGAGGAAGATGGGGAAATATTTGACAATATGGATATTTGA